One part of the Malus sylvestris chromosome 2, drMalSylv7.2, whole genome shotgun sequence genome encodes these proteins:
- the LOC126590174 gene encoding casein kinase II subunit alpha-2-like isoform X2, which yields MAIRPSLEFTVSHHHNLLSLFLARRHPPPSPLSFSSHHFHPSPPPLVRCIASSSTPLPHRHTTFHHPPRPLHPYHETLAQKICKSIRRPGAASKARTYADVNVIRPKDYWDYESLTVQWGEQDDYEVVKKVGRGKYSEVFEGVHCTDNEKCIIKILKPVKKKKALDYCHSQGIIHRDVKPHNVMIDHEQRKLRLIDWGLAEFYHPEKEYNVRVASRYFKGPELLVDLQDYDYSLDLWSLGCMFAGMIFRKEPFFYGHDNYDQLVKIAKVLGTDELNAYLHKYRIELDPHLAALVGRHSRKPWTKFINVDNQHLAVPEALDFVDKLLHYDHQERPTAKEAMAHPYFYPIRNAESRTRTQ from the exons ATGGCCATAAGGCCCTCCTTGGAATTCACCGTCTCTCACCACCacaaccttctctctctcttcctcgcTCGCCGCCACCCTCCGCCGTCTCCTCTCTCATTCTCCTCCCACCACTTCCACCCTTCCCCGCCGCCTCTTGTCCGCTGCATCGCGTCCTCATCAACTCCTCTCCCTCACCGCCATACGACCTTTCACCACCCCCCGAGGCCGCTTCATCCTTATCACGAAACCCTGGCGCAGAAGATCTGTAAATCGATTCGCCGCCCTGGCGCCGCCTCCAAGGCTAGGACTTACGCCGATGTCAACGTGATCCGACCCAAGGACTACTGGGACTACGAGTCCCTCACCGTCCAATGGGG GGAGCAGGATGATTATGAGGTGGTGAAGAAGGTTGGGAGAGGAAAGTACAGTGAAGTGTTTGAAGGGGTTCACTGTACCGATAACGAAAAATGTATTATCAAGATTCTCAAACCTGTTAAAAAGAAGAAG GCTTTGGATTATTGCCACTCACAAGGTATTATACATCGAGATGTGAAGCCCCATAATGTTATGATTGATCATGAGCAGCGTAAGCTTCGCCTTATTGATTGGGGCCTTGCCGAGTTTTATCATCCTGAGAAGGAATATAATGTTCGGGTTGCTTCAAG GTATTTCAAAGGTCCTGAGCTTCTTGTTGATTTGCAAGATTATGATTATTCTTTAGATTTGTGGAGTCTCGGATGTATGTTTGCTGGAATG ATATTTCGTAAGGAGCCATTCTTCTATGGGCATGATAACTATGATCAGCTAGTCAAAATAGCAAAG GTACTTGGGACAGATGAATTAAACGCTTATCTGCACAAGTACCGCATAGAATTAGACCCACACCTTGCAGCTCTAGTTGGGAG GCATAGCAGGAAACCATGGACAAAATTCATTAATGTTGATAATCAGCACTTAGCAGTTCCTGAG GCGCTTGACTTTGTAGACAAGTTGTTGCACTATGATCACCAGGAAAGACCAACTGCAAAAGAAGCAATG GCCCATCCTTATTTCTACCCGATCAGAAATGCAGAAAGCAGAACTCGCACCCAGTAG
- the LOC126590174 gene encoding casein kinase II subunit alpha-like isoform X1 has translation MAIRPSLEFTVSHHHNLLSLFLARRHPPPSPLSFSSHHFHPSPPPLVRCIASSSTPLPHRHTTFHHPPRPLHPYHETLAQKICKSIRRPGAASKARTYADVNVIRPKDYWDYESLTVQWGEQDDYEVVKKVGRGKYSEVFEGVHCTDNEKCIIKILKPVKKKKIKREIKILQNLCGGPNIVKLLDIVRDQQSKTPSLIFEYVNNTDFKVLYPTLSDFDIRYYIYELLKALDYCHSQGIIHRDVKPHNVMIDHEQRKLRLIDWGLAEFYHPEKEYNVRVASRYFKGPELLVDLQDYDYSLDLWSLGCMFAGMIFRKEPFFYGHDNYDQLVKIAKVLGTDELNAYLHKYRIELDPHLAALVGRHSRKPWTKFINVDNQHLAVPEALDFVDKLLHYDHQERPTAKEAMAHPYFYPIRNAESRTRTQ, from the exons ATGGCCATAAGGCCCTCCTTGGAATTCACCGTCTCTCACCACCacaaccttctctctctcttcctcgcTCGCCGCCACCCTCCGCCGTCTCCTCTCTCATTCTCCTCCCACCACTTCCACCCTTCCCCGCCGCCTCTTGTCCGCTGCATCGCGTCCTCATCAACTCCTCTCCCTCACCGCCATACGACCTTTCACCACCCCCCGAGGCCGCTTCATCCTTATCACGAAACCCTGGCGCAGAAGATCTGTAAATCGATTCGCCGCCCTGGCGCCGCCTCCAAGGCTAGGACTTACGCCGATGTCAACGTGATCCGACCCAAGGACTACTGGGACTACGAGTCCCTCACCGTCCAATGGGG GGAGCAGGATGATTATGAGGTGGTGAAGAAGGTTGGGAGAGGAAAGTACAGTGAAGTGTTTGAAGGGGTTCACTGTACCGATAACGAAAAATGTATTATCAAGATTCTCAAACCTGTTAAAAAGAAGAAG ATTAAGAGGGAGATAAAAATATTGCAGAATCTCTGTGGGGGGCCAAATATTGTGAAGTTGCTTGATATTGTCAGAGATCAGCAATCTAAGACCCCTAGTCTTATATTCGAATATGTGAATAATACGGATTTTAAAGTCCTTTATCCGACGCTTTCAGACTTTGACATACGATATTACATCTATGAACTTCTCAAG GCTTTGGATTATTGCCACTCACAAGGTATTATACATCGAGATGTGAAGCCCCATAATGTTATGATTGATCATGAGCAGCGTAAGCTTCGCCTTATTGATTGGGGCCTTGCCGAGTTTTATCATCCTGAGAAGGAATATAATGTTCGGGTTGCTTCAAG GTATTTCAAAGGTCCTGAGCTTCTTGTTGATTTGCAAGATTATGATTATTCTTTAGATTTGTGGAGTCTCGGATGTATGTTTGCTGGAATG ATATTTCGTAAGGAGCCATTCTTCTATGGGCATGATAACTATGATCAGCTAGTCAAAATAGCAAAG GTACTTGGGACAGATGAATTAAACGCTTATCTGCACAAGTACCGCATAGAATTAGACCCACACCTTGCAGCTCTAGTTGGGAG GCATAGCAGGAAACCATGGACAAAATTCATTAATGTTGATAATCAGCACTTAGCAGTTCCTGAG GCGCTTGACTTTGTAGACAAGTTGTTGCACTATGATCACCAGGAAAGACCAACTGCAAAAGAAGCAATG GCCCATCCTTATTTCTACCCGATCAGAAATGCAGAAAGCAGAACTCGCACCCAGTAG